The Streptomyces sp. NBC_00670 genome window below encodes:
- a CDS encoding S66 peptidase family protein, which produces MPATLRPRALRPGDLVVVTAPSGQLEPGEEPLLARGVAMLERMGFRVRVSPLVDPARTRWWASGTPAEQADELNGLLRDPEVRAIVAHTGGQTTIGYLDLIDLDAIRADPKPLIGYSDISLLHMALHSRTGLVGLHADLATHGFGSDWYTLGDEARRSELVDLYTRVLTKAEAPGALPAREVWETWRPGRAEGPLFGGLLNRLILLQATPFAPAPELFDGAVLFWEELQRPVSRVWNDLHTLRLSGVLDRIAGMVVGVPTEVEPHEGGGQRAELRDVVLDVLGRRDVPVLAQVDFGHHSPNLPLPLGVRAEVDADRRTLTLLEPAVTEG; this is translated from the coding sequence ATGCCCGCGACCCTTCGGCCCCGCGCGCTGCGCCCCGGCGACCTGGTGGTCGTCACCGCGCCCTCGGGCCAGCTCGAACCGGGCGAGGAACCGCTGCTCGCCCGCGGTGTGGCGATGCTCGAGCGGATGGGTTTCCGGGTGCGGGTCAGCCCGCTGGTCGACCCGGCGCGCACCCGCTGGTGGGCGTCGGGCACCCCGGCGGAGCAGGCCGACGAGCTCAACGGGCTGCTCCGGGACCCGGAGGTGCGGGCGATCGTCGCGCACACCGGCGGGCAGACGACCATCGGCTATCTGGACCTGATCGACCTGGACGCGATCCGGGCCGACCCCAAGCCGCTCATCGGCTACAGCGACATCTCGCTGCTGCACATGGCGCTGCACTCCCGCACCGGCCTCGTCGGCCTCCACGCCGACCTCGCCACCCACGGCTTCGGCAGCGACTGGTACACGCTGGGCGACGAGGCCCGCCGCTCCGAGCTGGTCGACCTCTACACCCGGGTGCTCACCAAGGCCGAGGCGCCGGGCGCGCTGCCGGCCCGGGAGGTGTGGGAGACCTGGCGGCCGGGGCGCGCGGAGGGTCCGCTGTTCGGCGGGCTGCTGAACCGGCTGATCCTGTTGCAGGCGACGCCGTTCGCCCCGGCCCCCGAACTGTTCGACGGCGCCGTGCTGTTCTGGGAGGAGTTGCAGCGTCCGGTCTCGCGGGTCTGGAACGACCTGCACACGCTGCGGCTGTCCGGGGTGCTGGACCGGATCGCGGGCATGGTGGTCGGCGTCCCGACCGAGGTCGAGCCGCACGAGGGCGGCGGGCAGCGCGCGGAGCTGCGGGACGTGGTCCTCGACGTGCTGGGACGGCGGGACGTCCCGGTCCTCGCCCAGGTCGACTTCGGCCACCACTCGCCGAACCTGCCGCTGCCCCTCGGCGTCCGCGCGGAGGTGGACGCGGACCGCCGGACGCTGACCCTGCTGGAGCCGGCGGTCACGGAGGGCTGA
- a CDS encoding acyl-CoA synthetase, with the protein MSLLFPVPAEAPAARRPALRFGSRALSHGELAAAARALAVRIRAAAGGGRVAVWATPVLETAVGVVAALEAGLAVVPLNPRSGHAELGHILADSAPELVLAAPGDELPAAVSGLRRLDVDVDAPAGGAPAAAEEPGAEDPAFVVYTSGTTGPPKGAVIPRRAVTTTLDALADAWQWTGDDVLVHGLPLFHVHGLILGVLGPLRRGGAVRHLGRFSTEGVARELNDGATMLFGVPTMYHRIAEALPGDPELVGALAGARLLVSGSAALPVHDHERIAAATGRRVVERYGMTETLMNTAVRADGEARPGTVGPPLPGVELRLVEEDGAPIAAYDGETVGEIQVRGPNLFTGYLHRPDATAGAFTADGWFRTGDMAVREPDGYVRIVGRKATDLIKSGGHKIGAGEIENALLEHPGVSEAAVTGEPDADLGERVVAWVVAADPAAPPAAGELSAHVAERLAPHKRPRTVHFVPALPRNDMGKLLKRALRVP; encoded by the coding sequence GTGTCCCTGTTGTTCCCGGTTCCGGCCGAGGCCCCGGCCGCGCGGCGGCCCGCCCTGCGCTTCGGCTCCCGTGCCCTGAGCCACGGCGAACTGGCCGCCGCCGCGCGGGCGCTCGCGGTGCGGATCCGCGCGGCCGCGGGCGGCGGGCGGGTGGCGGTGTGGGCGACACCGGTACTGGAGACGGCGGTGGGGGTCGTGGCCGCCCTTGAGGCGGGCCTCGCCGTCGTCCCCCTCAACCCCCGGTCGGGGCATGCCGAGTTGGGGCACATCCTCGCGGACAGTGCGCCGGAGCTCGTCCTCGCGGCTCCGGGGGACGAACTCCCGGCGGCGGTGAGCGGGTTGCGGCGTCTGGACGTCGACGTCGACGCCCCCGCCGGCGGGGCTCCGGCAGCGGCCGAGGAGCCCGGGGCCGAGGACCCCGCCTTCGTCGTCTACACCTCCGGGACCACCGGCCCGCCCAAGGGCGCCGTCATCCCCCGGCGGGCCGTCACCACCACGCTGGACGCGCTGGCCGACGCCTGGCAGTGGACCGGCGACGACGTCCTCGTGCACGGGCTGCCGCTGTTCCATGTGCACGGGCTGATCCTCGGCGTCCTCGGCCCACTGCGGCGTGGCGGTGCCGTACGCCACCTGGGCCGGTTCTCCACCGAGGGCGTGGCCCGGGAGCTGAACGACGGGGCGACGATGCTGTTCGGGGTGCCCACGATGTACCACCGGATCGCCGAGGCGCTGCCCGGCGACCCGGAGCTGGTCGGCGCGCTCGCCGGGGCACGGCTGCTGGTCTCCGGGTCGGCCGCGCTGCCCGTCCACGACCACGAGCGGATCGCGGCGGCGACCGGGCGCCGGGTCGTCGAGCGGTACGGCATGACGGAGACGCTGATGAACACCGCCGTCCGCGCCGACGGCGAGGCCAGGCCGGGCACCGTCGGGCCGCCCCTGCCGGGGGTGGAGCTGCGGCTGGTGGAGGAGGACGGGGCGCCGATCGCCGCGTACGACGGGGAGACGGTCGGCGAGATCCAGGTGCGCGGGCCGAACCTGTTCACCGGCTATCTGCACCGTCCGGACGCGACCGCCGGCGCGTTCACCGCCGACGGCTGGTTCCGCACCGGGGACATGGCGGTACGGGAGCCGGACGGGTACGTCCGCATCGTGGGCCGCAAGGCGACGGACCTGATCAAGAGCGGCGGCCACAAGATCGGCGCCGGGGAGATCGAGAACGCGCTGCTGGAGCACCCGGGGGTGAGCGAGGCGGCCGTCACGGGCGAGCCGGACGCGGATCTCGGCGAGCGGGTGGTCGCCTGGGTGGTGGCGGCGGACCCGGCGGCACCGCCGGCCGCCGGGGAACTGTCGGCGCACGTGGCGGAGCGGCTCGCGCCGCACAAGCGGCCGCGCACCGTCCACTTCGTGCCCGCCCTGCCGCGCAACGACATGGGGAAGCTGCTGAAGCGGGCGCTGCGGGTGCCGTAG
- a CDS encoding rod shape-determining protein: MTASLEQLRRCHFAVDLGAARTRVYVKGVGLVVDQPSAAAVNTQTGALIAVGEFAEKMTGRTPSYIRVVRPVSGGTVVDIEMAQRMLRQLLGEKLRRTLRRKPRLRAAACTPHDADPLAQRATVETMVGLGARRVELVDTLVAAAVGCGLPVERPEASMIMVCGAAATQIAVLSLGNIVTAERIPVGGEAVDHAIVQHLRHQHELMLPSQSVRPLQIALSGNGLTPGGPEVTEIHGRDVATGLPRSVKVDTAAVRTAIQTPLTAVLDGIGKVLRDCPPDLVADLADRGIMMVGGSALLPGLDQMLRQATGMPVHIAERPDVCAVQGLGEMLEGRIEPLVLDPLAA; this comes from the coding sequence GTGACCGCGAGTCTGGAGCAGTTGCGCCGTTGCCACTTCGCCGTCGATCTGGGGGCGGCGAGGACCCGTGTCTATGTGAAGGGGGTCGGGCTGGTCGTCGACCAGCCCAGTGCCGCCGCCGTCAACACGCAGACCGGGGCGCTGATCGCGGTCGGTGAGTTCGCCGAGAAGATGACCGGGCGCACGCCGTCGTACATCCGGGTGGTGCGGCCCGTCTCCGGCGGCACGGTCGTCGACATCGAGATGGCCCAGCGCATGCTGCGCCAGCTGCTCGGCGAGAAACTGCGCCGCACGCTGCGCCGCAAGCCCCGGCTGCGGGCCGCCGCGTGCACCCCGCACGACGCCGATCCGCTGGCCCAGCGCGCCACCGTGGAGACGATGGTCGGGCTGGGGGCCCGGCGGGTGGAGCTGGTGGACACGCTGGTCGCCGCGGCCGTCGGCTGCGGACTGCCCGTGGAGCGTCCCGAGGCTTCGATGATCATGGTGTGCGGTGCGGCGGCCACGCAGATCGCCGTGCTGTCGCTGGGCAACATCGTCACCGCCGAGCGGATCCCGGTGGGCGGCGAGGCCGTGGACCACGCGATCGTGCAGCACCTGCGCCACCAGCACGAGCTGATGCTGCCGAGCCAGTCGGTACGGCCGCTGCAGATCGCCCTGTCCGGCAACGGGCTCACCCCGGGCGGGCCCGAGGTCACCGAGATCCACGGCCGGGACGTGGCCACCGGGCTCCCCCGCTCGGTGAAGGTCGACACCGCCGCCGTGCGCACCGCCATCCAGACCCCGCTCACCGCCGTCCTGGACGGCATCGGCAAGGTGCTGCGGGACTGCCCTCCGGACCTGGTCGCCGACCTCGCCGACCGGGGCATCATGATGGTCGGCGGCAGCGCCCTGCTGCCCGGCCTCGACCAAATGCTGCGGCAGGCCACCGGGATGCCCGTGCACATCGCCGAGCGGCCCGACGTGTGCGCGGTGCAGGGCCTGGGCGAGATGCTGGAGGGGCGGATCGAGCCGCTGGTCCTGGACCCGCTGGCCGCCTGA
- a CDS encoding FxsB family cyclophane-forming radical SAM/SPASM peptide maturase — MPMHATRSLSPGPGGPDDDPAAGHVPLVPFRQFLLKIHSRCDLACDYCYMYEAADQSWRGRPRHMEPDTVRRTAALVAAHAREHRLAEVRVVLHGGEPLLVGARRLDELLGILTDTLDGVAVPRFVLQTNGVRLGQDPALLDVLERYGVRVGVSLDGTAADHDRHRRRADGRGSHAATVRALDLLAAGPHRHLYAGVLCVVDLAADPVGTYEALLAHTPPRLDLLLPHATWDAPPPGLADRTTPPDRPPALPYGPTPYGDWLCAVFDRWYGAPVRETGIRLFEEIMVLLLGGTARSEAVGLTPVDLVVVETDGTIEQADSLKVSYPGAPETGLDVFRYTFAQAALHPAFRARQRGTAGLGPVCRACPRARVCGGGLYAHRYHPGAAPPFSAPSVYCHDLALLVDHIAARVRRDVARLTGGTEHPQAVGR; from the coding sequence ATGCCCATGCACGCCACCCGCTCCCTGAGCCCCGGGCCCGGCGGCCCGGACGACGACCCCGCCGCCGGGCACGTACCCCTCGTGCCGTTCCGCCAGTTCCTGCTGAAGATCCACAGCCGCTGCGACCTCGCCTGCGACTACTGCTACATGTACGAGGCCGCCGACCAGAGCTGGCGCGGCCGCCCCCGCCACATGGAGCCCGACACCGTCCGCCGCACCGCCGCCCTGGTCGCCGCGCACGCCCGCGAGCACCGCCTGGCCGAGGTGCGCGTCGTGCTGCACGGCGGGGAGCCGCTGCTCGTCGGGGCCCGCCGGCTCGACGAACTGCTCGGCATCCTCACCGACACGCTCGACGGCGTCGCCGTCCCCCGCTTCGTGCTCCAGACCAACGGCGTGCGGCTGGGGCAGGATCCCGCCCTGCTGGACGTGCTGGAGCGGTACGGCGTACGGGTCGGCGTCAGCCTCGACGGGACCGCCGCCGACCACGACCGGCACCGCCGCCGGGCCGACGGCCGCGGCAGCCACGCCGCCACCGTCCGCGCCCTGGACCTGCTCGCCGCCGGCCCGCACCGGCACCTGTACGCGGGTGTGCTGTGCGTCGTCGACCTGGCCGCCGACCCCGTAGGGACGTACGAGGCGCTGCTCGCGCACACCCCGCCCCGCCTCGACCTGCTGCTGCCGCACGCCACCTGGGACGCCCCACCGCCGGGACTGGCGGACCGTACGACCCCGCCCGACCGGCCACCGGCGCTCCCTTACGGGCCCACCCCCTACGGCGACTGGCTGTGCGCCGTCTTCGACCGCTGGTACGGCGCCCCCGTGCGCGAGACCGGCATCCGGCTCTTCGAGGAGATCATGGTGCTGCTGCTCGGCGGCACGGCACGCAGCGAGGCGGTCGGGCTGACCCCCGTCGACCTCGTCGTCGTCGAGACCGACGGGACGATCGAGCAGGCCGACTCGCTCAAGGTCAGCTATCCGGGCGCCCCCGAGACCGGCCTCGACGTGTTCCGTTACACCTTCGCCCAGGCCGCCCTGCACCCCGCCTTCCGCGCCCGGCAGCGCGGCACCGCCGGGCTCGGGCCGGTCTGCCGCGCCTGCCCCCGCGCCCGCGTCTGCGGCGGCGGCCTGTACGCCCACCGCTACCACCCCGGCGCCGCACCGCCGTTCTCCGCGCCGTCCGTCTACTGCCACGACCTCGCGCTCCTCGTCGACCACATCGCCGCCCGCGTCCGGCGCGACGTCGCCCGGCTCACCGGCGGCACGGAACACCCTCAGGCGGTCGGGCGATGA
- a CDS encoding aminoglycoside N(3)-acetyltransferase, with product MYTRAHLAADLRALGLTAGDTVLVHSSLRALGPVEGGAETVVDALLDVLGPTGTLVVYTQTPDNSDPSRWPHTRGYAVPEERWDQLRAGMAPFDPDTTPAYGVGVLPETVRARPGALRSAHPQSSFTALGPRARALTAGHAPDCHLGERSPLARLEEAGARVLLLGVGWEVCTAFHLAEYRVPGRPRQSYSCVVGDGRGGRAWYAYTDVRLDSSPFARIGASYEAAGDLARERVGGADGRLFALAPAVAHATRWLTEARPAVPGTDG from the coding sequence CTGTACACCCGCGCTCACCTCGCCGCCGACCTGCGGGCCCTCGGGCTCACCGCCGGGGACACGGTGCTCGTGCACTCCTCCCTGCGCGCGCTCGGACCCGTCGAGGGCGGCGCCGAAACCGTCGTGGACGCGCTCCTCGACGTCCTCGGCCCCACCGGCACCCTCGTCGTCTACACCCAGACCCCCGACAACTCCGACCCCTCCCGCTGGCCGCACACCCGCGGCTACGCCGTCCCCGAGGAACGGTGGGACCAACTGCGGGCCGGGATGGCCCCGTTCGACCCGGACACCACCCCCGCCTACGGCGTCGGCGTGCTCCCCGAGACCGTACGGGCGCGGCCCGGCGCCCTGCGCAGCGCGCACCCGCAGAGCTCCTTCACCGCCCTCGGGCCCCGCGCCCGCGCGCTCACCGCCGGCCACGCACCCGACTGCCACCTCGGCGAACGCTCCCCGCTGGCCCGCCTGGAGGAGGCAGGCGCGCGGGTGCTGCTGCTCGGGGTCGGCTGGGAGGTGTGCACGGCGTTCCACCTCGCCGAGTACCGGGTGCCCGGGCGGCCCCGGCAGTCGTACTCCTGCGTCGTCGGCGACGGGCGGGGCGGCCGCGCCTGGTACGCGTACACCGACGTCCGGCTCGACTCCTCGCCGTTCGCCCGCATCGGGGCGTCCTACGAGGCCGCCGGTGACCTCGCCCGGGAGCGGGTCGGCGGCGCCGACGGCCGGCTGTTCGCTCTGGCGCCGGCCGTCGCCCACGCCACGCGGTGGCTGACCGAGGCCCGCCCCGCCGTCCCCGGAACGGATGGTTAG
- a CDS encoding DUF4231 domain-containing protein, with protein sequence MDDRALPPLFIENDRWALSRQSEAFRATRTQLTVLLSGTAAATLTEHWAGRFWATLAALCYALAGVLGLYTARRRARAHWQAHRAAAEVVKSLAWQYMVHGGPFHTGVVDPDGLFAERLADRLRELRKVGWEDHGGGTGGLALVRIAEQITPQMRTVRAKPFEARRDYYVRERVLEQLVWYGKRSAQAHRASSRWSAGTAVLTALALVTAALRAYGVLGNWDLTGLFSAAAAAGVAWQEVRRHRPLEYAHALIEQDLDTARLAMGTTVTEDGWADAVADVERLCSPQHTDWLVRFGS encoded by the coding sequence CTGGACGACAGGGCGCTGCCGCCGCTATTCATCGAGAACGACCGCTGGGCGCTGAGCCGGCAGAGCGAGGCCTTCCGGGCCACCCGCACCCAGCTGACCGTACTGCTGTCGGGCACGGCCGCCGCCACGCTCACCGAGCACTGGGCGGGCCGCTTCTGGGCCACGCTCGCCGCCCTGTGCTACGCGCTCGCGGGCGTCCTCGGCCTCTACACCGCGCGCCGCAGGGCCCGCGCCCACTGGCAGGCGCACCGCGCGGCCGCCGAGGTCGTCAAGTCGCTGGCCTGGCAGTACATGGTGCACGGGGGGCCGTTCCACACCGGCGTCGTCGACCCGGACGGGCTGTTCGCCGAGCGGCTCGCGGACCGGCTGCGGGAGCTGCGCAAGGTCGGCTGGGAGGACCACGGCGGCGGCACCGGAGGGCTCGCGCTCGTCCGCATCGCCGAGCAGATCACCCCGCAGATGCGCACCGTGCGGGCCAAGCCGTTCGAGGCGCGGCGCGACTACTACGTGCGCGAACGGGTCCTGGAACAGCTCGTCTGGTACGGCAAGCGGTCCGCGCAGGCGCACCGCGCCTCCTCGCGCTGGTCCGCCGGGACCGCCGTCCTCACCGCGCTCGCGCTCGTCACGGCGGCGCTGCGGGCCTACGGCGTGCTCGGCAACTGGGACCTGACCGGGCTGTTCTCCGCCGCCGCGGCGGCCGGGGTGGCCTGGCAGGAGGTGCGCAGGCACCGCCCGCTGGAGTACGCGCACGCCCTCATCGAACAGGATCTGGACACCGCGCGGCTCGCGATGGGCACCACCGTCACGGAGGACGGCTGGGCCGACGCGGTCGCGGACGTGGAGCGGCTGTGCAGCCCGCAGCACACGGACTGGCTGGTGCGGTTCGGGTCGTGA